From Domibacillus sp. DTU_2020_1001157_1_SI_ALB_TIR_016, a single genomic window includes:
- a CDS encoding spore coat protein, whose protein sequence is MNELFKNVAGMSGMTDQVIATDFLISVKSGVKNTAFALTEAATPELRSALREQLMAAISIHEQISKYMMEKGYYHPYNLEEQAKIDLAVAQTSQNLV, encoded by the coding sequence ATGAATGAATTATTTAAAAACGTTGCGGGAATGAGCGGAATGACGGATCAGGTCATTGCAACTGACTTTTTGATTTCTGTTAAATCCGGTGTGAAAAATACAGCATTTGCGCTTACGGAAGCCGCAACACCTGAATTGCGTTCAGCCCTGCGTGAACAGCTGATGGCTGCCATTTCAATCCATGAACAGATCAGCAAATATATGATGGAAAAGGGATATTACCACCCTTACAACCTGGAAGAACAGGCAAAAATTGATCTAGCTGTTGCACAAACAAGCCAGAACCTTGTTTAA
- a CDS encoding spore coat protein produces the protein MDQKGLAFHETMEIHEMINFKTVCMLKSKLMQGACFDSDLKAMMEKDAQQSIHQMNELLELYKGARAF, from the coding sequence ATGGACCAAAAAGGACTTGCATTTCATGAAACAATGGAGATCCATGAAATGATTAACTTTAAAACCGTCTGTATGCTGAAATCAAAACTCATGCAGGGGGCGTGCTTTGACAGCGATTTAAAAGCAATGATGGAAAAAGATGCACAGCAGTCGATTCACCAAATGAATGAATTATTAGAGCTTTACAAGGGAGCCAGAGCATTTTAA
- a CDS encoding spore coat protein, translating to MNDYLDPINSVGMPELADSGIALEFLLSVKNGVRNCAAAITEAATPEVRSVLIKHLEQGIDLHGEVTELMLHKGWLHPYNVDKQVQMDIKSAETAVDIARLPLFPTNTNRKGLFPTPPK from the coding sequence GTGAACGATTATTTAGATCCGATTAATTCAGTAGGGATGCCTGAGCTTGCTGATTCCGGTATTGCATTAGAGTTTTTGCTTTCTGTGAAAAATGGAGTAAGAAACTGCGCGGCTGCGATAACAGAAGCCGCTACCCCAGAAGTCCGCTCTGTCCTTATCAAACATCTGGAGCAAGGCATTGATCTTCATGGTGAAGTAACGGAGCTAATGCTGCATAAAGGCTGGCTCCATCCATATAACGTGGACAAACAGGTTCAAATGGATATCAAATCTGCTGAAACAGCCGTAGATATCGCCCGGCTGCCGCTCTTCCCGACCAATACAAATCGAAAAGGGTTATTTCCAACCCCGCCAAAATAA